One Baekduia alba genomic window, ACGGCAGCTCTGCCCGCGCGGCCTACGACGCCGGCCATCGCGCGGGCGCGGTCTTCGTCGACCTCGACCGCTGGCTCTCGGGGCCCGCGACGTCCGAGGACGGGCGTCACCCGTTCCCCACGTCCGAGACGTTCGCCGAGGGCATGGGCGCCCTCGGCGTCGGCGACGCCACGCCCGTCGTGGCCTACGACGACGACGGCGGTGTGATCGCCGCCCGCCTCGTCTGGATGCTGCGCAGCATCGGCCATCCCGCGGCGCTGCTCGACGCGCCCTGGCCCCCGGAGGACCTCACGACCGACGAGCCGCCGATCACGCCCCGGGTCTTCACGCCGCGTCCGTGGCCGGCCGAGCGTCTCGCCGACATCGACGAGGTCGCGGCCACGAGCAGCACGCTCATCGACGCGCGCTCCCACGCTCGCTACCTCGGCGAGCCCGACGGGATCGACCCCCGCTACGGCCACATCCCCTCCGCCCTCTCCGTCCCCACCCGCGACCACCTGGCGCCCACGGGCGTTCTGCGGCCACAGGACGAGCTGCGCGAGCGCTTCTCCTCGGTCGGCATCACCGCGGCGGCGGACGTGATCTCCTACTGCGGCGGCGGCGTCACGGCGTGCCACAACCTGCTCGTGCTCGAGCACGCGGACCTTGGCCTCGGCCGTCTCTACCCCGGCTCCTGGAGCCAGTGGTCGTCGGATCCCACGCGGCCCATCGCGACCGACGAGCGCTGACCGTTTCATGTGAAACACCCGGGAACGAGGAACGCCCGCGGATCTCCGCGGGCGTTTCACATGAAACGGTCGACTCGGCGAGCGCCTAGGTCGGGAGCGGCGTCACGACCAGATGGCGCTCGGGCTCGTCGCCCTCGGAGTGCGTGTCCACGCCGCCGCGCTCGCGCAGGTACTCGTGGACGTGCTTGCGCTCGCTCGCGGTCATCGCGTCCAGCGCCACGCCGCGTCCGTACTTCTCGGCCTCGATGGCCGCCTGGTCGGCCTGCTTCTCCAGCGCCTCGCGACGCCGGGCGCGGTAGCCCTCCGCGTCGACCACGATGCGCCGGCGCTCGGCCTCCGGGTCCGCCAGCAGGATCCGCTGAGCCAGGTGCTGGACCGCGTCGATCGTCTGCCCGTGGCGCCCGATGAAGATCCCGAGGTCCTCGCCGTGCAGCGTCCCGACCAGGGCCTCGTCGTTCGAGTCCACCGAGATCGTCGC contains:
- a CDS encoding sulfurtransferase; this translates as MLPPFVDTTWLSDHRDDVVLADVRFYLDGSSARAAYDAGHRAGAVFVDLDRWLSGPATSEDGRHPFPTSETFAEGMGALGVGDATPVVAYDDDGGVIAARLVWMLRSIGHPAALLDAPWPPEDLTTDEPPITPRVFTPRPWPAERLADIDEVAATSSTLIDARSHARYLGEPDGIDPRYGHIPSALSVPTRDHLAPTGVLRPQDELRERFSSVGITAAADVISYCGGGVTACHNLLVLEHADLGLGRLYPGSWSQWSSDPTRPIATDER
- a CDS encoding protein jag; protein product: MTAEERTQEEILQELLERIVAGLGLEATISVDSNDEALVGTLHGEDLGIFIGRHGQTIDAVQHLAQRILLADPEAERRRIVVDAEGYRARRREALEKQADQAAIEAEKYGRGVALDAMTASERKHVHEYLRERGGVDTHSEGDEPERHLVVTPLPT